From Novosphingobium resinovorum, the proteins below share one genomic window:
- a CDS encoding M48 family metalloprotease, with protein sequence MVSNVKRVVRAGVRGGAVVSALGLLVVSAGPARLEAQASKAPQVYAISAADKSQGAKAHPELLAEFGGGLTGPQASYVEQVGKRIAVQSGLSNATGDFTVTLLNSPVNNAFAIPGGYIYVTRQLTALMNNEAEMAGVLGHEVGHVAARHSAQRQKAAQRNQILGVLGSVLAGAVLGDNAFGQFGQKLFSQGSQLLTLKFSRSQELQADQLGITYLKRAGYDPRAMSSVLESLARQNALEAQLRGSTNQTPEWASTHPDPASRVRSALTYAGQGSSGTTNRDTFLTRIDGLVYGDDPKQGVVDGRKFTHPTLRFAFEAPDGFFMVNGTQAVTISGSSGKAQFSGGKLSGSLDSYITGVFAGLTESNQARITPASIEKTTVNGIPAAYGVARVQQQSGAVDVVVFAYDFGNGQAYHFLTLAQAGGAEVFTPMFRSIRRISAADAGSVKPRLLRVVTVRQGDTVRSLAAKMAYTDAAVDRFLVLNGMDANTALTPGQKVKIVTY encoded by the coding sequence GCCGGCGCGGCTGGAGGCGCAGGCGTCGAAAGCGCCGCAAGTCTATGCGATCAGTGCTGCCGACAAGTCGCAAGGGGCCAAGGCCCATCCCGAACTGCTGGCCGAATTCGGCGGCGGCCTGACCGGTCCGCAGGCCAGCTACGTCGAGCAGGTTGGCAAGCGAATCGCGGTGCAGTCGGGCCTGTCGAACGCGACGGGGGATTTCACCGTCACCCTGCTCAATTCGCCGGTGAACAACGCTTTCGCGATTCCCGGCGGCTATATCTACGTGACGCGCCAGCTGACCGCGCTGATGAACAACGAGGCGGAGATGGCGGGCGTGCTCGGCCACGAGGTCGGCCACGTCGCCGCGCGGCACTCGGCGCAGCGGCAGAAGGCGGCGCAGCGCAACCAGATCCTTGGCGTGCTGGGCTCGGTGCTGGCGGGCGCGGTGCTGGGCGACAACGCTTTCGGGCAATTCGGGCAGAAGCTGTTTTCGCAAGGTTCGCAGCTACTTACGCTGAAGTTCTCACGCTCGCAGGAGCTGCAGGCGGACCAGCTGGGCATTACCTACCTCAAGCGCGCGGGCTACGATCCGCGCGCGATGTCGAGCGTGCTGGAAAGCCTTGCGCGGCAGAACGCGCTGGAGGCGCAGCTGCGCGGGAGCACGAATCAGACGCCGGAATGGGCCTCGACTCACCCCGATCCCGCCTCGCGCGTGCGCTCCGCACTGACATATGCGGGGCAAGGGAGCAGCGGCACCACGAATCGTGACACTTTCCTCACGCGAATCGACGGGCTGGTCTATGGCGACGACCCCAAGCAGGGCGTCGTGGACGGCCGAAAGTTCACGCATCCGACACTTCGATTCGCCTTCGAGGCCCCTGACGGCTTCTTCATGGTCAACGGAACGCAGGCTGTTACGATCAGCGGATCGTCGGGGAAGGCACAATTTTCCGGCGGGAAGCTGAGCGGCAGCCTCGATTCGTACATCACCGGCGTCTTCGCCGGGCTGACCGAATCGAATCAGGCGCGAATCACTCCCGCCAGCATCGAAAAAACCACGGTGAATGGCATCCCCGCCGCTTACGGAGTCGCACGGGTGCAGCAGCAGAGCGGGGCGGTGGACGTCGTCGTCTTCGCCTACGACTTCGGCAACGGGCAGGCCTATCACTTCCTGACGCTGGCGCAGGCGGGTGGTGCAGAAGTGTTCACGCCGATGTTCCGCTCGATCCGGCGCATCTCGGCGGCGGATGCAGGCAGCGTGAAGCCGCGATTGCTGCGCGTCGTCACTGTAAGGCAGGGCGACACCGTGCGCTCGCTGGCGGCGAAGATGGCCTATACCGACGCGGCGGTGGACCGTTTCCTGGTGCTCAACGGCATGGATGCGAACACCGCGCTGACGCCGGGGCAGAAGGTGAAGATCGTAACCTACTGA
- a CDS encoding Flp family type IVb pilin, translating into MKFLAKLRRNEKGATAIEYGLIAALIAVAAIAAMQGMGSQLVSTFSKTSSAMSKGVS; encoded by the coding sequence ATGAAGTTTCTCGCCAAGCTGCGCCGCAACGAAAAGGGCGCTACCGCCATCGAATACGGCCTGATCGCCGCTCTCATCGCAGTTGCCGCCATCGCCGCCATGCAGGGCATGGGCTCGCAGCTCGTTTCGACCTTCTCGAAGACCTCGTCGGCAATGTCGAAGGGCGTCAGCTAA
- a CDS encoding Flp family type IVb pilin — protein sequence MRLHRLLKTIIENRDGASTVEYGMILAFIVLAIFATLQGVASETVSMWNNVAAKSSAAMSKN from the coding sequence ATGCGCCTTCATCGCCTTCTCAAGACGATCATCGAAAACCGGGACGGTGCGTCCACGGTCGAATACGGCATGATCCTCGCCTTCATCGTACTGGCCATCTTCGCCACGCTGCAGGGCGTGGCCAGCGAGACCGTATCTATGTGGAACAACGTAGCCGCCAAGTCGTCGGCTGCGATGTCCAAAAACTAG
- a CDS encoding (deoxy)nucleoside triphosphate pyrophosphohydrolase, with the protein MRPDDGGRDDGRSGTVLMQQRDFIGVHGGLWEFPGGKLEPGESPEGALVRELEEELGVIVAPGDLEAVGFASGRTATVEEGGKGPSRPLVILLYICTRWQGEPRAIEAADVAWVAPGAISGLRMPPLDYPLAEALERHLGAVENNMQKSGT; encoded by the coding sequence GTGCGTCCCGATGACGGCGGGCGCGACGACGGGCGTTCCGGCACAGTGCTTATGCAGCAGCGCGATTTCATCGGAGTGCATGGCGGCCTATGGGAATTTCCCGGAGGCAAGCTGGAGCCGGGTGAGAGCCCGGAGGGCGCCCTTGTACGCGAACTCGAAGAGGAACTGGGCGTAATCGTAGCGCCGGGCGATCTGGAGGCGGTGGGCTTCGCCAGCGGCCGCACCGCTACGGTCGAGGAAGGCGGGAAGGGGCCGTCGCGCCCGCTCGTGATTCTTCTCTATATTTGCACCCGCTGGCAGGGCGAGCCGCGCGCCATCGAGGCCGCCGACGTGGCATGGGTCGCGCCCGGCGCGATCTCGGGACTGAGGATGCCGCCGCTCGATTACCCGCTGGCCGAGGCGCTCGAACGGCATCTGGGGGCTGTGGAAAACAATATGCAAAAAAGCGGAACATAG
- a CDS encoding chloride channel protein has product MTISERFTAFFKAVPGIDASLDLARRRAATIGGAVLLGLVAIAFAWAGDTAQKVFRAFAAVHPYAPLVMTPAIFAAVVFITRRWAPAARGSGIPQVMAASENLELARSPLLQMRTAITKLLLTVTMLLAGGSVGREGPTVQVSAAIMVACHRVLRVPMTAGVLIAGGAAGVAAAFNTPLAGVAFAIEELAAAFEQRVAVLVMGAVVVSGLVSLGIAGDYVYFGAMRQTLEVGSVVMIAPVAGILGGVLGGLFSRLLLACARGEHPLLAAMRSRPVATALICGLVVAVLGVVTGGSTWGTGYETTRLMIDGQQSASPWFGPAKFVATAATAISGAPGGIFAPSLSVGAGFGELLSYVFSGDPMPAVVLLGMTGYFVGVVRAPLTAVIILMETTASRGMILPLFLTAIIADTASTLVCREKLYHGLSRGFLAKG; this is encoded by the coding sequence TTGACCATCTCGGAACGCTTCACGGCCTTTTTCAAGGCCGTCCCGGGCATCGACGCCTCGCTCGACCTTGCGCGGCGCCGGGCCGCGACGATCGGGGGAGCGGTGCTGCTCGGCCTGGTCGCGATCGCTTTCGCATGGGCGGGTGACACCGCGCAGAAAGTGTTCCGCGCCTTCGCCGCCGTCCACCCTTACGCTCCGCTCGTCATGACACCCGCGATCTTCGCTGCCGTCGTCTTCATCACCCGGCGCTGGGCGCCCGCCGCGCGCGGCTCGGGCATTCCGCAGGTCATGGCGGCGAGTGAAAACCTCGAACTCGCCCGCTCGCCGCTGCTGCAGATGCGCACCGCCATCACCAAGCTGTTGCTGACGGTGACGATGCTGCTGGCCGGAGGCTCGGTCGGGCGCGAGGGGCCGACAGTACAGGTCAGTGCCGCGATCATGGTTGCCTGCCACCGCGTGCTGCGCGTGCCGATGACGGCGGGCGTGCTCATCGCGGGCGGTGCAGCTGGAGTCGCGGCCGCCTTCAACACGCCGCTGGCCGGGGTCGCTTTCGCGATCGAGGAACTCGCAGCCGCTTTCGAGCAGCGCGTCGCGGTGCTGGTGATGGGCGCGGTCGTCGTCTCCGGCCTCGTCAGCCTCGGGATCGCCGGGGACTACGTCTACTTCGGAGCCATGCGACAGACGCTGGAAGTCGGCTCGGTCGTGATGATCGCGCCGGTCGCGGGAATCTTGGGCGGCGTCCTCGGCGGGCTGTTTTCGCGCCTGCTGCTGGCCTGCGCGCGCGGCGAACATCCCCTTCTCGCGGCCATGCGTTCGCGGCCGGTAGCGACGGCGCTGATCTGCGGGCTTGTCGTCGCGGTGCTCGGCGTCGTCACCGGCGGCTCTACGTGGGGCACCGGCTACGAGACTACCCGCCTGATGATCGACGGCCAGCAGAGCGCCTCCCCCTGGTTCGGCCCGGCCAAGTTCGTCGCCACCGCCGCGACGGCGATCTCCGGCGCGCCGGGCGGCATCTTCGCGCCATCGCTGTCGGTCGGCGCGGGCTTCGGCGAACTGCTGTCCTACGTCTTCTCAGGCGATCCCATGCCCGCCGTCGTCCTGCTGGGCATGACCGGCTACTTCGTCGGCGTCGTGCGCGCGCCGCTGACCGCCGTGATCATTCTGATGGAGACCACCGCAAGCCGCGGGATGATACTGCCGCTGTTCCTGACAGCGATCATCGCCGATACCGCCAGCACGCTGGTGTGCCGGGAAAAGCTCTACCACGGCCTCTCGCGCGGGTTTCTGGCGAAAGGGTGA